Proteins from a genomic interval of Clostridium sp. M62/1:
- a CDS encoding S8 family peptidase: MNDQKIENILNLALDATENERERSGQLGVGFNPVDNKWELIVKYNGSLEKVAEALPGTEVEELSNEYAILVVPEPLIDALASFSEIEYIEKPKSLNFAVVQARAASCINPVQTGARGLTGKGTIVAIIDSGIDYYHEDFRNQDGTTRILEMWDQSLDRVFTREEINEALSRGSRSGAEEVVPSRDLSGHGTAVAGIAAGNGRESGGRNRGVAYESDLLVVRLGTPRENSFPRTTELMKALDYVVRRGLSYGEPVAVNLSFGNSYGSHDGTSLLETYIDDISNYWKTVIVTGTGNEGSSRGHTSGRFSMGKDTEIELSVADYETGFGVQLWKLYSDIVEIAIISPGGLTTGVISDKLGPQRIRFGETTVLLYYGKPSPYSQAQEIYLDFIPDRDYVQSGIWKIRLTPRKVAVGQYDLWLPGGGVLNRSTRFLKPEPNTTLTIPSTAFRVISVSAYDDSYPSFADFSGRGFTRLDTRVKPDLAAPGVGILAPRAGGGYEAVTGTSFAAPFASGSAALLMQWGIVENNDPFLYGEKIKAYLIRGAKPLPGENVYPNERLGFGILCLEDSFPL, encoded by the coding sequence ATGAATGATCAGAAAATCGAGAATATTCTGAACCTGGCATTGGATGCCACGGAAAACGAGAGGGAGAGATCCGGACAGCTGGGTGTGGGTTTTAACCCGGTGGATAACAAATGGGAGCTGATTGTAAAGTACAATGGAAGCCTTGAGAAGGTGGCGGAGGCCCTGCCGGGGACTGAGGTCGAGGAACTTTCCAACGAGTACGCCATTCTGGTTGTGCCGGAGCCTCTGATCGATGCTCTGGCCTCCTTTTCTGAGATTGAGTACATAGAAAAACCGAAAAGTCTGAACTTTGCCGTGGTGCAGGCCAGAGCCGCTTCCTGCATTAACCCGGTGCAGACAGGTGCCAGGGGGCTGACAGGGAAGGGGACGATTGTGGCGATAATTGATTCCGGCATTGACTATTACCATGAGGATTTCAGAAACCAGGACGGTACCACAAGGATCCTGGAAATGTGGGATCAGAGCCTGGACCGCGTGTTCACGAGAGAGGAGATCAATGAGGCTCTGAGCCGGGGGAGCAGAAGCGGGGCTGAGGAGGTTGTGCCGTCCAGGGATCTGAGCGGCCACGGGACGGCTGTGGCAGGGATTGCAGCCGGGAACGGCAGAGAGAGCGGAGGCAGAAACCGGGGAGTGGCCTATGAGAGTGATCTCCTGGTAGTGCGTCTTGGAACGCCAAGGGAAAATTCCTTTCCGCGAACCACGGAGCTTATGAAGGCTCTGGATTATGTGGTGAGAAGGGGCCTTTCCTACGGGGAACCGGTAGCAGTCAATCTGAGCTTTGGAAACTCCTATGGCTCCCATGACGGCACCAGCCTGCTGGAAACCTACATTGATGATATTTCTAACTATTGGAAAACAGTCATTGTGACAGGGACGGGAAATGAGGGCAGCAGCAGGGGACATACCTCCGGCCGTTTTTCCATGGGAAAGGACACGGAGATTGAGTTGTCTGTGGCCGACTACGAAACGGGATTCGGCGTCCAGCTGTGGAAGCTGTACTCGGATATTGTGGAGATTGCAATTATAAGTCCCGGAGGTCTCACAACCGGAGTGATCAGCGATAAGCTGGGGCCTCAGCGGATCCGGTTTGGAGAAACGACTGTGCTGCTCTACTACGGAAAGCCCAGCCCGTACAGCCAGGCACAGGAGATTTATCTGGATTTTATTCCGGACAGAGACTATGTGCAGAGTGGAATCTGGAAAATCCGCCTGACGCCCAGGAAGGTGGCGGTGGGACAGTATGATCTCTGGCTTCCGGGAGGGGGAGTGCTGAACCGCTCTACCCGGTTCCTGAAACCGGAGCCCAACACAACTCTGACGATTCCTTCTACCGCGTTCCGGGTGATCTCTGTAAGTGCTTACGATGATTCCTATCCTTCCTTCGCCGATTTTTCGGGAAGGGGATTTACCAGGCTGGACACCCGGGTTAAACCGGATCTGGCCGCTCCTGGCGTGGGAATCCTCGCTCCGCGGGCCGGAGGGGGCTATGAGGCGGTGACGGGAACCTCCTTCGCCGCCCCTTTTGCCAGCGGCAGCGCCGCCCTCCTGATGCAGTGGGGAATTGTGGAGAACAACGATCCCTTCCTCTACGGCGAAAAAATAAAGGCCTACCTGATCCGGGGGGCGAAGCCTCTTCCCGGGGAAAATGTCTATCCTAATGAGCGGCTGGGCTTTGGGATCCTCTGCCTGGAGGACAGTTTCCCACTCTGA
- a CDS encoding deoxyguanosinetriphosphate triphosphohydrolase, with product MNIRETTEQWEREYLSPYASLSRDTKGRERQEPLCDIRPEYQRDRDRILHSKAFRRMKHKTQVFLDPEGDHYRTRLTHTLEVSQIARTIARALRLNESLTEAIALGHDLGHTPFGHSGEAVLNGLVSGGFTHASQGLRVVEVLEKKGKGLNLTWEVRDGILNHRTSGNPATLEGHIVRLSDKIAYINHDIDDAIRAGIFVEEDLPREYTDILGHSVRERLDTMIHDLIGQSLDRPRISMSAGMEAAMHGLRRWMFENVYRGTAAKAEEGRAQQLIVCLYDYYMRRPEELPAEYLEGMEKRKETLERTVCDYIAGMTDVYAIERFKELFVPKSFKV from the coding sequence ATGAACATCAGAGAAACGACCGAACAGTGGGAAAGAGAATATTTAAGCCCCTATGCATCTTTAAGCAGGGATACGAAGGGCAGAGAGAGGCAGGAGCCTCTCTGCGACATAAGGCCTGAGTATCAGAGGGATCGGGATCGGATCCTCCACAGCAAGGCATTCCGCCGGATGAAGCACAAGACCCAGGTATTTCTGGATCCGGAGGGGGATCACTACAGAACCAGGCTTACTCATACGCTGGAGGTATCCCAGATTGCCCGGACCATAGCCAGGGCGCTGCGGCTCAATGAGTCTCTGACAGAGGCCATAGCCCTTGGCCACGATCTGGGACACACGCCCTTCGGGCATTCCGGGGAGGCGGTTTTAAACGGACTGGTTTCCGGAGGCTTCACCCATGCCAGTCAGGGACTGAGGGTGGTGGAGGTGCTGGAAAAGAAGGGAAAGGGACTGAACCTGACCTGGGAGGTCAGGGACGGGATACTGAACCACCGTACCTCCGGCAATCCGGCTACACTGGAGGGGCACATTGTCCGTCTTTCTGACAAGATAGCTTATATTAACCATGACATAGACGATGCTATCCGGGCCGGAATTTTTGTGGAGGAGGATCTGCCCCGGGAGTATACGGATATTTTGGGACACAGCGTGAGGGAGCGGCTGGATACCATGATCCACGACCTGATCGGTCAGAGCCTGGACAGGCCCAGGATTTCCATGTCTGCCGGGATGGAGGCTGCCATGCACGGCCTGCGGCGGTGGATGTTTGAGAATGTATACCGGGGGACAGCGGCCAAGGCAGAGGAGGGGAGAGCGCAGCAGCTCATCGTCTGTCTCTACGACTACTATATGAGAAGACCGGAGGAGCTGCCGGCAGAATACCTGGAGGGGATGGAAAAAAGAAAGGAAACGCTGGAACGAACCGTCTGTGACTACATAGCCGGTATGACGGACGTGTATGCCATTGAGCGGTTCAAGGAGCTGTTTGTACCGAAATCTTTTAAAGTGTAG
- the dnaG gene encoding DNA primase, with protein MYYPEEVIEEVRTRSDIVDIISGYVKLQKKGSNYFGLCPFHHEKSPSFSVSQSKQMYHCFGCGVSGNVFTFVMEYENYSFREAVELLAERSGVKLPKVEYSREARAQADLRAALLEINKLAANYFYYQLKQPQGEAGYRYLTGRELTDQTIRHFGLGFANKTSDDLYRFLKSKGYDDSLLKETGLVTIEERGSRDKFWNRVMFPIMDVNNRVIGFGGRVMGDGEPKYLNSPETKLFDKSRNLYGLNFARLSREKYMLLCEGYMDVIAMHQAGFTNAVASLGTAFTAQHAALLKRYTDQVILTYDSDGAGVKAALRAIPILKAVGMSVKVLNMKPCKDPDEFIKSLGADAFRQRISEARNSFLFEIDTIRQKYSMEDPEQKTAFYNETARKLLEFSEALERDNYIQAVSREYFISYEDLKRLVNSLGSRYGSALPGTRADREGVGETYAQKPREIQKKRDREEGIRQSERLLLTWLIEEPRLFEKIRGIIGPEDFVKPLYRRAAEMVFEGHEKGEVNPAAILNHFIDDEGNYREVAALFNASLNDSLSNEEQKKAFADTVLKVKKSSLDYQSRNASDLNELQRIIKEQAELANLHISLE; from the coding sequence ATGTATTATCCTGAGGAAGTAATAGAGGAAGTCAGAACGAGAAGCGACATCGTGGATATTATTTCCGGTTATGTGAAGCTTCAGAAAAAGGGAAGCAATTATTTCGGGCTCTGCCCGTTTCATCACGAGAAATCGCCGTCCTTTTCCGTGTCACAGTCCAAGCAGATGTATCACTGCTTTGGCTGCGGAGTGAGCGGGAATGTGTTCACCTTTGTGATGGAGTACGAAAATTACTCGTTCCGGGAGGCGGTGGAGCTTTTGGCAGAGAGAAGCGGCGTGAAGCTGCCGAAGGTGGAATACTCCAGGGAGGCCAGGGCTCAGGCAGATCTGCGGGCGGCGCTTCTTGAGATCAATAAACTGGCTGCCAACTATTTTTATTATCAGCTAAAGCAGCCCCAGGGGGAGGCGGGATACCGGTATCTGACCGGGAGAGAGCTCACGGATCAGACGATCCGCCACTTTGGCCTGGGATTTGCCAACAAGACAAGCGACGATCTGTACCGCTTCCTGAAATCAAAGGGCTATGACGACAGTCTTTTGAAGGAAACGGGGCTTGTCACCATAGAGGAGAGAGGATCCAGAGACAAGTTCTGGAACCGGGTCATGTTTCCCATTATGGATGTGAACAACCGGGTTATCGGTTTTGGCGGCCGCGTGATGGGAGACGGGGAGCCGAAGTATCTGAACTCTCCGGAGACGAAGCTCTTTGACAAGAGCCGGAATCTGTACGGGCTGAACTTTGCAAGGCTTTCCAGAGAGAAGTATATGCTGCTGTGCGAGGGCTATATGGATGTGATCGCCATGCACCAGGCAGGCTTCACAAACGCGGTGGCTTCTCTTGGAACTGCTTTCACAGCCCAGCATGCAGCTTTGCTTAAGCGCTATACGGATCAGGTCATCCTGACCTATGACAGCGACGGCGCGGGAGTAAAGGCGGCGCTTCGGGCGATTCCGATTCTGAAAGCGGTGGGCATGTCGGTGAAGGTGCTGAATATGAAGCCCTGCAAGGATCCCGATGAATTTATTAAAAGCCTGGGAGCGGACGCCTTCCGCCAGCGGATCAGTGAGGCCAGGAACAGCTTCCTGTTTGAGATCGACACGATCCGGCAAAAATACAGTATGGAGGATCCGGAGCAGAAGACGGCTTTCTACAATGAGACGGCCAGAAAGCTTCTGGAGTTTTCCGAGGCTCTGGAGAGAGACAACTATATCCAGGCTGTGTCCAGGGAGTATTTTATCAGCTATGAGGACCTGAAACGGCTGGTAAACAGCCTGGGAAGCCGATACGGTTCGGCTTTGCCCGGGACGAGAGCCGATAGGGAGGGAGTGGGGGAAACCTACGCTCAGAAGCCCAGGGAAATTCAGAAGAAAAGGGACAGGGAGGAGGGCATCCGCCAGTCGGAGCGGCTGCTCTTGACCTGGCTGATCGAGGAACCCAGGCTGTTTGAGAAAATACGCGGGATTATCGGTCCGGAGGATTTTGTAAAGCCTCTTTACCGGAGAGCAGCAGAGATGGTGTTCGAGGGACACGAAAAAGGAGAGGTGAATCCTGCAGCGATTTTAAATCACTTTATCGACGACGAGGGGAATTACAGGGAGGTGGCTGCTCTTTTTAACGCAAGCCTTAATGACTCCCTGAGCAATGAGGAGCAGAAGAAGGCCTTTGCAGATACAGTTCTCAAGGTGAAGAAGAGCAGTCTGGATTACCAGAGCAGGAATGCTTCGGACCTGAACGAGCTTCAGCGGATTATAAAGGAGCAGGCAGAGCTTGCCAATCTGCATATTTCATTGGAATAA
- the rpoD gene encoding RNA polymerase sigma factor RpoD — protein MEEKTLTFEEKLEKLLELAKKKKNVLEQKEIIDFFHGEILNPDQLDQIDDFLENNKVDVLTPEEDLDIEPDLFLEEEMTEEEDIDVDNLELSMPEGVSIEDPVRMYLKEIGKVPLLTPEEEIDLAKRMEMGDESAKKRLAEANLRLVVSIAKRYVGRGMQFLDLIQEGNLGLIKAVEKYDYSKGFKFSTYATWWIRQAITRSIADQARTIRIPVHMVETINRLIRTSRQLLQELGREPSAEELAEKLDMPVERVREIMKISQDPVSLETPIGEEEDSHLGDFIQDDHVQVPVDAATYTLLHEQLMEVLDTLTDREQKVLRLRFGLDDGRPRTLEEVGREFNVTRERIRQIEAKALRKLRHPSRSRKLKDYLD, from the coding sequence ATGGAAGAAAAGACACTGACTTTTGAAGAGAAGCTGGAAAAACTTCTGGAACTGGCGAAAAAGAAAAAAAATGTGCTGGAGCAGAAAGAAATCATAGATTTTTTCCATGGCGAAATACTGAATCCCGACCAGCTTGACCAGATCGACGATTTTCTGGAAAACAACAAGGTGGATGTGCTTACGCCGGAGGAGGATCTGGATATTGAGCCGGATCTCTTCCTGGAGGAGGAGATGACGGAGGAAGAGGACATCGATGTGGACAACCTGGAATTGTCCATGCCTGAGGGCGTGAGCATCGAGGATCCGGTGCGCATGTACTTAAAGGAGATCGGGAAGGTTCCGCTGCTCACGCCAGAGGAGGAGATTGACCTTGCAAAACGGATGGAGATGGGGGACGAGTCGGCCAAAAAGAGGCTGGCGGAGGCAAACCTGCGTCTGGTGGTCAGTATTGCCAAGCGGTATGTGGGAAGAGGAATGCAGTTTCTCGATCTCATACAGGAGGGAAATCTGGGGCTTATCAAGGCAGTGGAGAAGTACGACTACTCCAAGGGCTTCAAATTCAGCACCTACGCTACCTGGTGGATCAGACAGGCCATTACCCGCTCCATCGCCGATCAGGCCAGGACGATCCGGATTCCGGTACACATGGTGGAAACCATCAACCGGCTGATCCGTACTTCCAGACAGCTTCTTCAGGAGCTGGGACGGGAGCCGTCTGCGGAGGAGCTGGCGGAGAAGCTGGATATGCCTGTGGAGCGGGTGCGGGAGATTATGAAGATTTCCCAGGATCCTGTTTCCCTGGAAACGCCTATCGGGGAGGAGGAGGACAGCCATCTGGGAGATTTCATCCAGGATGACCATGTGCAGGTGCCGGTAGACGCTGCCACCTATACCCTTCTCCATGAACAGCTTATGGAGGTGCTGGACACTTTGACAGACAGGGAACAGAAGGTTTTAAGGCTGCGCTTTGGCCTGGATGACGGGAGACCGAGAACGCTGGAAGAGGTTGGGCGCGAGTTCAACGTGACCAGGGAGCGGATCCGCCAGATTGAGGCAAAGGCGCTGCGTAAGCTGAGACATCCCAGCAGGAGCAGGAAGCTCAAGGACTATCTGGATTAA
- a CDS encoding tRNA (adenine(22)-N(1))-methyltransferase, with translation MKLSDRLEMIASFVEPGNRLADIGTDHGYVPIYLVQTGRVPSALAMDVRKGPLLRAEEHIREAGLSGRIQTRLSDGLKKLAPGEADTVVIAGMGGELEIHILEEGRHVWDSVSQWVLSPQSDLAHVRHYLLEHGFSIRREEMVKEEGKFYNIMDVAGPGGDGRSGAAQEKAPEQPVPQIYEKEIDYIYGKCLLESGHPVLEEFLEREKNTVCRILESLKGQDTVSAGKRAEELTEKLNLIEEAQNEVQRDH, from the coding sequence ATGAAATTATCGGACAGACTGGAAATGATCGCGTCCTTTGTGGAACCCGGAAACCGCCTGGCAGATATCGGGACGGATCACGGGTACGTTCCCATTTATCTCGTGCAGACGGGACGCGTTCCCTCTGCGCTGGCTATGGATGTGAGAAAGGGACCCCTTCTGAGAGCGGAAGAACATATCAGGGAGGCCGGACTTTCCGGCAGAATACAGACCCGGCTTTCTGACGGGCTGAAGAAACTCGCGCCAGGGGAGGCGGACACGGTGGTGATTGCCGGAATGGGAGGAGAGCTGGAGATACATATACTGGAGGAGGGCAGACACGTCTGGGACAGCGTTTCCCAGTGGGTCCTCTCGCCCCAGTCGGATCTGGCCCATGTGAGGCACTACCTTCTGGAACACGGTTTTTCCATCCGGAGGGAGGAGATGGTGAAGGAGGAGGGAAAGTTCTACAACATCATGGATGTGGCAGGGCCCGGGGGGGATGGAAGATCCGGCGCGGCTCAGGAAAAAGCCCCGGAGCAGCCGGTGCCCCAGATATATGAAAAGGAGATCGATTATATTTACGGGAAATGCCTGCTTGAGTCCGGCCATCCGGTTCTTGAGGAGTTTCTGGAGCGGGAGAAAAATACAGTGTGCAGGATTCTGGAATCCCTTAAGGGGCAGGACACAGTGAGTGCAGGAAAGAGGGCAGAGGAGCTGACAGAAAAACTGAATCTGATAGAGGAGGCGCAGAATGAAGTGCAGAGAGATCATTGA
- a CDS encoding Nif3-like dinuclear metal center hexameric protein: MKCREIIEILNRLAPESMACDWDNPGLLVGRRDKEVKRVLVAVDADDAVVEEALRLGADMLLTHHPLIFSPLKKINDDDFIGRRILKLIQGDISYYAMHTNFDAAPGCMAELAAERLQLGETEVLEPMGETEEKVPYGIGAFGMLPREMTVREAAEHVKRAFGLPCVSVYGGDKTGQKIQKAAVCPGAGGGTLKQALACGAQVYITGDISHHTGIDAAAEGLIVIDAGHFGVEQIFMDFIKEFLEREIPGLEAVKSAQGLPNCVI, from the coding sequence ATGAAGTGCAGAGAGATCATTGAGATACTGAACAGGCTGGCACCTGAGAGTATGGCCTGTGACTGGGATAACCCGGGACTTTTAGTGGGACGCAGGGATAAGGAGGTAAAGCGGGTGCTTGTGGCAGTGGATGCAGATGACGCTGTGGTGGAGGAGGCTCTGCGTCTTGGAGCCGATATGCTTTTGACCCACCACCCCCTGATTTTCAGTCCCCTTAAAAAGATCAATGACGATGATTTCATCGGCAGGAGAATTTTAAAGCTGATTCAGGGTGATATTTCGTATTATGCCATGCACACGAACTTCGACGCCGCTCCCGGCTGTATGGCAGAGCTGGCTGCAGAGCGCCTCCAACTTGGGGAGACAGAGGTACTGGAGCCCATGGGGGAAACAGAGGAGAAAGTCCCCTACGGGATCGGCGCTTTCGGGATGCTGCCCAGAGAGATGACGGTCCGCGAGGCGGCAGAACATGTGAAGAGAGCCTTTGGACTTCCCTGCGTGTCAGTGTACGGCGGGGATAAAACAGGGCAGAAGATTCAGAAGGCGGCGGTCTGTCCGGGAGCCGGAGGCGGGACGCTTAAACAGGCTCTTGCCTGCGGGGCTCAGGTTTATATAACCGGAGACATCAGCCACCACACAGGCATAGACGCGGCTGCGGAGGGACTGATTGTCATAGACGCGGGACACTTTGGCGTGGAACAGATTTTCATGGATTTTATAAAAGAATTCCTGGAGCGTGAGATCCCAGGGCTTGAGGCGGTGAAGTCTGCCCAGGGACTTCCAAACTGCGTGATTTAG